One region of Microbacterium sp. M28 genomic DNA includes:
- a CDS encoding M24 family metallopeptidase → MNDREGKQERLARVRSAAGEPLVLTSHEAVSWYLDGVRTHVSLAGPPVLAVRVEDAGDTLFVAANEADRLIAEELLPADADRVVRVDWQMPPADAALAAGSSVPESAVAAELRAARASLLPGERDRYRALGHDAAAVLTDVLSSVTPSDSEQTVAASVAQGLVARGIDPLVILVSGASRLAFRHPLPTSAHLGERAMVVVCGRRHGLIANITRWVGADAEDERILGVERAFLDASVPGRPLDVAFAEGAAAYAANGFAADEWQRHHQGGPTGYAGRDPRATSVTTDALAEWQAFAWNPTAPGVKVEDTLLRTPDGWEVLTLDERWPTVAFGGLSRPVALPFA, encoded by the coding sequence ATGAACGACCGCGAGGGCAAACAGGAGCGACTGGCGCGTGTGCGTTCGGCCGCGGGAGAGCCGCTGGTGCTGACCTCGCACGAAGCCGTGTCGTGGTACCTCGACGGCGTCCGCACGCATGTGTCCCTGGCCGGGCCTCCGGTTCTGGCCGTCAGGGTCGAAGATGCCGGCGACACGCTGTTCGTCGCCGCCAATGAGGCCGACCGGCTGATCGCGGAGGAACTGCTTCCCGCCGACGCCGATCGCGTCGTGCGCGTGGACTGGCAGATGCCGCCGGCCGACGCGGCGCTCGCCGCGGGATCGAGCGTGCCGGAGTCGGCCGTTGCCGCCGAGCTGCGGGCGGCACGGGCGTCGTTGCTGCCGGGGGAGCGCGATCGCTACCGGGCTCTCGGCCACGACGCGGCGGCCGTACTGACCGATGTCCTCTCGTCCGTCACCCCGAGCGACTCCGAGCAGACGGTCGCGGCATCCGTGGCGCAGGGACTCGTGGCCCGCGGCATCGACCCGCTCGTGATCCTCGTGTCCGGGGCCTCGCGGCTGGCGTTCCGGCATCCGCTCCCGACGTCGGCACACCTGGGCGAGCGGGCGATGGTCGTCGTGTGCGGGCGTCGGCATGGCCTGATCGCGAACATCACCCGCTGGGTCGGTGCGGATGCCGAGGACGAGCGCATCCTCGGCGTCGAGCGCGCCTTCCTCGACGCCTCGGTTCCCGGTCGTCCGCTCGATGTGGCGTTCGCCGAGGGCGCGGCGGCATACGCCGCGAACGGGTTCGCCGCGGACGAGTGGCAGCGGCATCACCAGGGCGGACCGACGGGTTACGCCGGCCGAGACCCGCGTGCGACGAGCGTGACGACCGATGCGCTCGCCGAATGGCAGGCGTTCGCCTGGAACCCGACCGCGCCTGGCGTCAAGGTCGAGGACACGCTGCTGCGCACGCCGGATGGCTGGGAAGTGCTCACGCTCGACGAGCGCTGGCCGACGGTCGCGTTCGGTGGCCTGAGCCGGCCGGTCGCGCTGCCCTTTGCCTGA